From the genome of Papaver somniferum cultivar HN1 chromosome 2, ASM357369v1, whole genome shotgun sequence, one region includes:
- the LOC113351249 gene encoding protein FAR1-RELATED SEQUENCE 5-like — translation MNENELEIEEPEKSGSVLDDDSNHGDQTVEPKLGMRFENADELFEFYNNYAYKTGFSVKKRTCKKENGVLVHVSYTCSKEGKNIKASNTPLNLPPTQRTGCKAKISARLCAYDKWMISVVFLQHNHLNSPSKARHLRGHKRINTAIKKRVLLNDKAGIRMCKTYGALAVEGGGYENLPYDEKTLRNMIAREKVLELGEGDATTLLDHFTDMQNKDPNFFYRLDIDGESRLKNVFWADNRCREAYKEFGEVVTFDTTYFTNKYDIPFASFVKVNHHGQSILLGCGLLSNEEKETFSWLFKAWIDCMNEVAPGGIITDQAGAMKISIEIVLKDTKHRWCLWRIMKKIPEKLRRYDNCVRIKSRMKKAVYDSQFLAEFEERWSEMLEKYESLKQNKWLRKLYREKDRCIPCFVKTTFWAGMSTTQ, via the coding sequence ATGAATGAGAACGAATTGGAGATTGAGGAACCTGAAAAGTCTGGCAGTGTATTGGATGATGATAGTAACCATGGTGATCAAACAGTCGAGCCGAAACTTGGAATGAGGTTTGAAAATGCTGATGAGTTATTTGAATTTTATAATAACTATGCATACAAGACTGGATTTTCTGTTAAGAAACGAACATGTAAAAAGGAAAATGGAGTACTAGTACATGTAAGTTATACTTGTTCCAAAGAGGGGAAGAATATTAAAGCTTCTAACACTCCGTTAAATCTCCCTCCAACACAAAGAACTGGTTGCAAAGCCAAAATATCAGCGAGATTGTGTGCATATGATAAATGGATGATTAGCGTTGTTTTCCTTCAACATAACCATTTGAACAGTCCATCAAAAGCTCGACATTTGAGAGGCCACAAAAGAATCAACACAGCAATAAAGAAAAGAGTCTTATTAAACGACAAAGCAGGAATCAGGATGTGTAAGACCTATGGTGCATTAGCGGTTGAAGGTGGTGGCTATGAAAACCTCCCATATGATGAAAAAACTCTAAGGAACATGATTGCTAGAGAAAAAGTTTTAGAACTTGGCGAAGGAGATGCTACAACACTTCTGGATCACTTTACAGACATGCAAAATAAGGATCCAAATTTCTTCTACAGGCTGGACATAGACGGAGAAAGccgtttgaaaaatgtgttttgGGCGGATAATAGATGTAGAGAAGCTTACAAAGAATTTGGTGAAGTTGTCACCTTCGACACCACATACTTTACAAACAAGTATGACATTCCTTTTGCTTCGTTTGTTAAGGTTAATCATCACGGACAATCAATTTTACTTGGTTGTGGGTTGCTTTCTAATGAGGAGAAAGAAACTTTTTCTTGGTTATTCAAAGCGTGGATCGATTGTATGAATGAAGTTGCTCCAGGTGGTATAATTACAGACCAAGCTGGTGCTATGAAAATTTCCATTGAGATAGTTCTCAAGGATACCAAGCATCGATGGTGTTTGTGGCGTATAATGAAGAAAATACCAGAAAAGCTAAGGAGGTATGATAACTGCGTAAGGATTAAATCTAGGATGAAAAAAGCTGTCTATGATTCACAGTTTCTTGCTGAATTTGAAGAACGTTGGAGTGAAATGTTGGAAAAGTATGAAAGCTTGAAACAAAATAAATGGTTGAGAAAACTATATAGGGAGAAAGATCGATGCATACCTTGTTTTGTGAAGACTACATTTTGGGCTGGGATGTCCACTACTCAATGA